A genomic segment from Aegilops tauschii subsp. strangulata cultivar AL8/78 chromosome 1, Aet v6.0, whole genome shotgun sequence encodes:
- the LOC109770696 gene encoding pentatricopeptide repeat-containing protein At3g05340: MYARCGRHDDATRVFDEMRVRDSISWNSLISSAAASSSGADDALLQFRRMLRSGLSCDHATFTTVLSVSARAVSLPACAMVHGLVVSRGFEGEVSIGNALVTAYFECGSPDSAKRAFQGMTGRNVITWTAMISGMARAELYEDSILLFRQMRRTVDANNATYSSSLLACAGSLAAKEGKQIHALIVKAGLATDLHVESGLMDVYSKCGLMEDALSVFRACRQPDEVFLTVILVGFAQNGLEEKAFELFAEMAGEEICIDTNMVSAVLGAFGASAPIALGKQIHALVIKKCFGRNIYVCNGLINMYSKCGELQESVQVFDETPSKNSISWNSIIAAFARHGQGSEVFQLFESMKASGANPTDVTFLSLLHGCSHVGSAKKGLEILNSMSSQYGVLPRVEHYACVVDMLGRAGQLDDAKSFIEDGPFKDSAILWQALMGACSFHQNLEIGKYAAEKLLLVDPESPASYVLLSNIYSAEGRWDDRAKVMKKMREMGLRKDTGKSWIELEKEVHSFVVGSLTSRPDSAPVDDVLLQLSAVAGDHQDDVMEGNAL, translated from the coding sequence ATGTACGCCAGGTGCGGCCGCCACGACGACGCCACCagggtgttcgacgaaatgcgcGTCCGGGACTCTATCTCCTGGAACTCGCTcatctcctccgccgccgcctcgtcatCCGGCGCCGACGACGCGCTCCTACAGTTCAGGCGGATGCTGCGCTCGGGCCTCTCGTGCGACCACGCCACCTTCACCACAGTCCTGTCTGTGAGCGCGCGTGCAGTGTCCCTCCCCGCGTGTGCCATGGTGCACGGGCTGGTCGTCTCGCGTGGGTTTGAGGGCGAGGTGTCCATCGGGAACGCGCTAGTGACCGCCTACTTCGAGTGTGGATCTCCGGACTCGGCCAAGAGGGCGTTCCAGGGAATGACAGGGAGGAACGTCATCACATGGACGGCGATGATCTCTGGGATGGCTCGAGCAGAGCTCTACGAGGACAGCATCCTGTTGTTTCGACAGATGAGGCGCACTGTGGACGCCAACAATGCGACATACTCGAGCTCCCTGTTAGCCTGCGCTGGATCTCTGGCAGCCAAGGAAGGCAAGCAGATTCATGCCCTTATTGTGAAGGCTGGACTTGCGACCGACCTCCATGTAGAGAGTGGGCTCATGGATGTTTACTCTAAATGCGGCTTAATGGAGGATGCTCTGAGTGTGTTTCGCGCATGTCGGCAGCCTGACGAAGTTTTCTTGACAGTCATTCTGGTCGGATTTGCTCAAAATGGACTGGAAGAGAAGGCGTTCGAATTGTTCGCTGAGATGGCGGGTGAAGAAATCTGCATTGATACAAACATGGTTTCTGCAGTTCTGGGGGCATTCGGTGCCTCCGCGCCAATTGCTCTTGGGAAGCAAATCCATGCACTGGTCATCAAGAAGTGCTTTGGAAGGAACATATATGTCTGCAATGGTCTGATCAATATGTATTCAAAGTGCGGTGAGCTGCAAGAGTCTGTCCAAGTGTTCGATGAGACGCCCAGCAAGAACTCAATCTCATGGAACTCGATCATTGCAGCCTTTGCGCGGCATGGTCAAGGTTCTGAAGTCTTTCAACTGTTTGAATCCATGAAAGCCAGCGGTGCCAATCCCACAGATGTCACCTTCTTATCACTACTACATGGCTGTAGCCATGTTGGATCAGCAAAGAAGGGGCTGGAGATCTTGAATTCCATGTCATCGCAGTACGGAGTGCTCCCAAGGGTAGAACATTATGCATGTGTGGTCGACATGCTTGGCCGAGCTGGTCAGTTAGACGACGCAAAGTCATTCATCGAGGACGGACCTTTCAAGGACAGTGCTATCCTTTGGCAGGCCTTAATGGGAGCTTGTAGCTTCCATCAGAACTTGGAGATCGGGAAATACGCGGCTGAGAAGTTGCTCCTTGTGGACCCTGAGTCCCCTGCTTCTTACGTCTTGCTATCAAACATCTACTCAGCGGAAGGCCGATGGGATGATCGGGCCAAGGTtatgaagaagatgagggagatgGGTCTGAGGAAGGATACCGGCAAGAGCTGGATCGAGCTCGAGAAGGAGGTCCATTCTTTCGTCGTCGGGTCACTCACGTCTCGTCCTGACTCTGCTCCTGTTGACGATGTGCTGCTGCAGCTGTCTGCAGTTGCCGGTGATCACCAGGATGATGTGATGGAAGGCAATGCTCTGTGA